The Vibrio astriarenae genome contains a region encoding:
- the flgC gene encoding flagellar basal body rod protein FlgC: MSLFNVFNVTGSAMSAESVRLNTTSSNLANADSISSSAKETYKARHAVFGAELNRARHNRDHNVPVKVLGIVESDKPLNAEYNPDHPLANEEGYIYKPNVNVMEEMANMISASRSYQTNVQVADASKQMLLRTLQMGQ, encoded by the coding sequence ATGAGTTTATTCAATGTATTCAATGTGACAGGTTCCGCAATGAGTGCTGAGTCGGTTCGTCTAAACACGACCTCAAGTAACTTGGCAAATGCTGACAGCATCAGTAGTTCAGCGAAAGAGACGTATAAAGCTCGTCACGCTGTTTTTGGTGCGGAATTGAACAGGGCTCGTCATAACCGCGATCACAATGTACCTGTTAAGGTGCTAGGGATTGTGGAAAGTGATAAGCCGTTAAATGCGGAGTATAACCCTGACCATCCATTAGCGAATGAGGAAGGCTATATTTACAAGCCGAATGTCAATGTAATGGAAGAGATGGCTAATATGATTTCAGCTTCTCGTTCTTATCAAACGAACGTACAAGTGGCTGATGCCAGTAAACAAATGCTGCTGCGAACGCTGCAGATGGGTCAATAG
- the flgB gene encoding flagellar basal body rod protein FlgB, whose translation MAISFNNALGIHQHTVGVRERNAEVISTNIAQSNTPGFKSRGMDFDRALKAATSGASFGLNRTDGRHISASTRVTGEMKYRTPTQPDTGDGNTVDVDLERNLFMQNQLRHQASLDFLGSKFKNLTKAIKGE comes from the coding sequence ATGGCTATTTCTTTCAATAATGCACTAGGCATCCACCAACATACGGTGGGCGTACGTGAGCGCAATGCAGAGGTTATCTCTACGAATATCGCGCAATCGAACACGCCTGGCTTTAAATCGAGAGGAATGGACTTTGATCGTGCATTGAAGGCGGCAACATCGGGGGCAAGTTTTGGACTAAACCGTACCGATGGTCGGCATATCTCTGCCTCTACTCGTGTGACAGGGGAAATGAAGTACCGCACGCCTACTCAACCAGATACTGGTGACGGCAATACGGTTGACGTTGATTTAGAGCGTAATTTGTTTATGCAAAACCAACTGCGTCACCAAGCATCACTCGATTTTTTGGGTAGTAAGTTCAAGAATTTAACCAAGGCTATCAAAGGGGAGTAA
- a CDS encoding protein-glutamate O-methyltransferase: MTTITIGEQEYKDFCRFLEAQCGIVLGDSKQYLVRSRLSPLVAKFKQNSMSDLLRDVISGRNRELRIAAVDAMTTNETLWFRDTYPYTVLADMLLPELAANKRPIKIWSSASSSGQEPYSMAMTVLETQQRKPGLLPSVSITATDISPSMLDICKSGVYDNLALGRGLSPERRRAFFQDVGEGKMKINDAAKRLVSFRPQNLTESYALLGKFDIIFCRNVLIYFSPEMKSKVLNQMANSLNPGGYLLLGASESLTGLTDRFEMVRCNPGIIYKLK; the protein is encoded by the coding sequence ATGACAACAATTACCATCGGTGAGCAGGAGTACAAAGACTTCTGCCGCTTTTTAGAGGCGCAGTGCGGCATCGTCCTAGGGGACAGTAAGCAGTATTTAGTGAGAAGTCGCTTAAGTCCATTGGTGGCGAAGTTTAAGCAGAACTCAATGTCCGATTTACTCCGAGATGTGATCTCCGGTCGTAATCGTGAGTTACGCATTGCGGCAGTGGATGCGATGACAACAAATGAGACGTTGTGGTTCCGGGACACATACCCATACACAGTCTTAGCAGACATGCTGTTACCAGAGTTGGCGGCAAACAAGCGCCCAATTAAAATTTGGTCATCGGCAAGTTCATCGGGTCAAGAGCCATACTCAATGGCGATGACAGTGTTAGAAACTCAGCAGCGCAAGCCAGGTCTATTACCCAGCGTTTCAATCACTGCGACAGACATTTCACCGAGTATGTTGGATATTTGTAAGTCGGGCGTTTACGACAATCTTGCATTGGGTAGAGGTCTGTCGCCAGAGCGTCGCAGAGCTTTCTTCCAAGACGTGGGTGAAGGTAAAATGAAGATCAATGACGCGGCGAAGCGCTTGGTCTCTTTTCGTCCACAGAACCTAACAGAAAGTTATGCATTGTTGGGTAAGTTTGACATTATTTTCTGCCGTAATGTTTTGATTTACTTCTCCCCAGAGATGAAATCAAAAGTGCTTAACCAAATGGCGAATAGTTTGAACCCTGGTGGTTATTTGTTATTGGGGGCTTCAGAGTCTTTGACGGGATTAACGGACCGCTTCGAAATGGTACGATGTAATCCAGGCATTATCTATAAGCTCAAATAA
- a CDS encoding chemotaxis protein CheV, with the protein MTGVLDTVNQRTQLVGQNRLELLTFRLMGRQRYGINVFKVKEVLQCPKLTSMPNLNPLVKGIAHIRGQTISVIDLSLAIGGRPTTDIEKCFVVISEFNRTIQGFLVSSVERIINMHWESILPPPDGAGKANYLTAVTNIDNELVEILDVEKILAEIAPVDESMDSTIGEEIAQAQAEKEVVRRILIADDSTVARKQVQRAIESIGFEVVAAKDGKEAYRLLQEMAAKGKISDQISLVISDIEMPEMDGYTLTAEIRRNPDLKDLYVILHSSLSGVFNQAMVERVGANSFIAKFNPDELGNAVKTALTV; encoded by the coding sequence ATGACCGGCGTTTTGGATACGGTTAACCAGCGAACGCAACTTGTTGGGCAAAACCGCCTAGAACTTTTAACGTTTCGCCTGATGGGAAGACAACGCTATGGCATTAACGTGTTTAAAGTAAAAGAAGTTCTTCAATGCCCGAAGCTCACTTCTATGCCAAACCTAAACCCATTGGTGAAGGGTATTGCTCATATTCGTGGTCAGACGATTTCAGTGATCGATTTGAGCCTGGCCATTGGTGGCAGACCGACAACGGATATAGAAAAGTGTTTTGTGGTTATCTCTGAATTTAACCGCACTATTCAGGGCTTCTTGGTTTCCTCGGTTGAGCGTATTATCAATATGCATTGGGAATCGATTCTGCCGCCGCCGGATGGCGCGGGTAAAGCAAACTACCTGACAGCGGTAACCAACATTGATAATGAGCTCGTAGAGATCCTTGATGTCGAAAAGATCTTAGCGGAAATTGCTCCGGTCGATGAGTCAATGGACTCAACAATTGGAGAAGAGATTGCCCAAGCGCAAGCAGAAAAAGAAGTGGTTCGTCGCATCTTGATTGCTGACGATTCAACCGTAGCTCGTAAGCAAGTTCAACGAGCAATTGAATCGATTGGTTTTGAGGTTGTAGCGGCAAAAGATGGCAAAGAAGCCTACCGATTGCTTCAAGAAATGGCAGCAAAAGGAAAAATTAGCGATCAAATTTCATTGGTTATTTCAGACATCGAGATGCCGGAAATGGATGGCTACACTTTGACGGCAGAAATTCGTCGAAACCCAGATCTAAAAGATCTATACGTTATCCTTCACTCGTCTTTGAGCGGGGTGTTTAACCAAGCGATGGTCGAACGAGTAGGAGCGAATTCATTCATTGCGAAATTTAACCCAGATGAATTGGGTAACGCAGTGAAAACAGCACTGACAGTTTAA
- the flgA gene encoding flagellar basal body P-ring formation chaperone FlgA, giving the protein MRRKLVNCIYIFIGFFVSFFSFFSQAATPEQIDAIRNVAEEFVLDRVIPSEGGNIEARAGNIDSRVFATDCYTGLVASSNNTRSTTNMTVLVECPEDAWRIYVPVRIVTTGPQVTALTNLARGHLISSGDVTVSYIDVNRSRRQGFTDIDQVVGSKVKRSVRAGSTIERGDVCVVCRNEEVMILAERNGMVISTKGTALSDGSLGEQIRVKNNKSNRIIDASVSGIGEVSVQF; this is encoded by the coding sequence ATGCGTAGAAAATTAGTTAACTGTATTTACATTTTTATCGGTTTTTTTGTTTCTTTCTTTAGCTTTTTTTCTCAAGCAGCAACACCGGAGCAAATTGATGCGATTAGGAATGTGGCTGAAGAGTTTGTATTAGATAGAGTTATTCCATCAGAAGGCGGGAACATTGAGGCTCGAGCGGGAAATATCGACTCTCGTGTCTTTGCCACAGATTGCTACACGGGCTTAGTCGCTTCCTCAAATAATACCCGCTCCACCACCAACATGACGGTACTGGTCGAGTGCCCTGAAGACGCTTGGCGTATTTACGTCCCAGTGCGGATTGTCACCACAGGGCCGCAAGTCACCGCCCTTACGAACCTTGCTCGCGGCCATCTTATTTCCAGTGGTGATGTCACCGTTTCTTACATCGATGTTAACCGTTCTCGCCGCCAAGGCTTTACGGATATTGACCAAGTCGTCGGTTCAAAAGTCAAACGTTCTGTCCGTGCAGGCAGCACCATCGAGCGTGGAGATGTGTGTGTCGTATGCCGCAATGAAGAGGTCATGATCCTTGCTGAACGCAATGGTATGGTGATATCCACCAAAGGCACCGCACTTTCTGACGGGTCACTGGGTGAGCAAATCAGGGTGAAAAATAACAAATCCAATCGTATAATTGATGCTAGTGTATCGGGAATCGGTGAAGTTTCTGTTCAGTTTTAA
- the flgM gene encoding flagellar biosynthesis anti-sigma factor FlgM produces the protein MAGIDNIRSGQTMTSTTRSAQRSDSSTQSSQSGSVNQTPQDSVSLSQQSKDIGAMHSNMAQSPSFDSAKVAAIKEAIANGSYSVDPEKLADNMIKFEDELGGF, from the coding sequence ATGGCAGGTATCGACAATATTCGTTCGGGTCAAACGATGACAAGCACGACACGGAGTGCTCAACGTTCTGATTCGTCAACACAATCTTCACAGAGCGGCAGTGTCAACCAAACACCGCAAGACTCTGTATCGCTCAGTCAACAAAGTAAAGACATAGGAGCAATGCATTCCAACATGGCTCAATCACCAAGTTTTGATAGTGCAAAAGTTGCTGCCATCAAAGAAGCGATTGCGAATGGCTCTTACTCAGTCGACCCTGAAAAACTGGCTGATAATATGATTAAGTTCGAAGATGAGCTTGGCGGCTTCTAA
- a CDS encoding flagella synthesis protein FlgN, whose amino-acid sequence MAALLSLVEFQLKNAHDLNALLIEERAAIASRISVEIEKLAKAKLTLIEQIRSTDERIGQHPDVTELKQDGNLTSLVDQINQTMSACQKENTLNGEALDRAQLSYNRLNNLMQQSQGKIGMTYNADGHTHTLSTLGTSLKA is encoded by the coding sequence ATGGCCGCACTACTTAGTCTCGTTGAGTTTCAACTCAAAAATGCTCATGACCTCAATGCACTTCTTATCGAAGAGAGAGCCGCGATCGCCTCTCGAATTTCTGTAGAGATAGAGAAGCTAGCCAAGGCAAAATTGACGCTGATTGAACAGATACGCTCTACGGATGAACGTATTGGTCAGCACCCTGATGTCACTGAGCTAAAGCAAGATGGAAACCTAACTAGCTTGGTGGACCAGATCAATCAAACAATGAGCGCCTGCCAAAAAGAGAACACACTCAATGGTGAGGCTTTAGATAGAGCGCAACTCAGTTACAATCGACTTAACAATCTCATGCAGCAAAGTCAGGGTAAAATTGGCATGACATACAATGCCGATGGACACACACACACCCTATCCACATTGGGAACGAGTCTAAAAGCCTAA
- the flgP gene encoding flagellar assembly lipoprotein FlgP, which produces MILAVFISVATFIMAGCQPLSPMHDDRFLTAVGYASVSEQTGKNVEEQQVRAMRASKIDAYRELAEQVYGMRVSGRADLTDQRLGTETTSGAVDGVIRGAEVVRSYKVGDSYVTELRLDVDKMERLRDYGEVQQVPEKRRQTLF; this is translated from the coding sequence ATGATCCTAGCGGTTTTCATCAGTGTCGCTACCTTTATTATGGCGGGTTGCCAGCCGCTCTCACCGATGCACGACGACCGTTTTTTAACGGCGGTAGGTTACGCGAGCGTTAGCGAGCAGACAGGTAAGAATGTCGAAGAGCAACAGGTTCGCGCGATGCGCGCATCTAAAATTGATGCCTATCGTGAATTAGCAGAACAAGTGTACGGCATGCGCGTGAGTGGTCGTGCTGACTTGACCGATCAGAGACTAGGCACAGAAACAACGTCTGGTGCGGTTGACGGCGTGATTCGTGGTGCTGAAGTCGTTCGTAGCTATAAAGTAGGTGATAGTTATGTCACTGAGCTGCGTCTCGATGTTGATAAAATGGAACGCCTACGTGACTACGGTGAAGTTCAGCAAGTACCAGAAAAAAGACGCCAAACGCTATTTTAA
- a CDS encoding FlgO family outer membrane protein, with protein sequence MKKWLTLVPVTLLTACAYAPIYNGKEPYSGSQFMLMDSPRHTLDYFIDSMTEDLMVSNTSVTARTPVAVTSFVDLQNMDTTNWLGNSVSEGFIHQFQRRGFKVVDYKTTGSIQVTQEGDFAFSRDWKDLSHEQEVQYVLTGTMLRQEGGVMINARVVGMQSRIVVATAQGFLPADRIGRDLDTLNSIRTQDGVLIRSDPTMTQPYTVTLRP encoded by the coding sequence ATGAAAAAGTGGTTGACGCTAGTACCTGTCACATTACTGACTGCTTGTGCTTACGCGCCGATTTATAACGGCAAAGAACCCTACAGTGGTTCTCAGTTCATGTTAATGGACAGCCCTCGCCATACACTCGATTACTTTATCGATAGTATGACGGAAGACTTAATGGTTTCGAATACCAGTGTGACTGCACGCACGCCAGTGGCGGTGACATCGTTTGTTGACCTACAGAATATGGATACAACCAATTGGTTGGGGAACTCTGTGTCTGAAGGTTTTATTCATCAGTTTCAGCGTCGCGGTTTTAAGGTTGTAGACTATAAAACCACGGGCAGTATTCAAGTGACTCAGGAAGGCGACTTTGCTTTCAGCCGAGATTGGAAAGATCTCTCTCATGAGCAAGAAGTTCAATATGTACTGACTGGCACTATGCTTCGCCAAGAAGGTGGTGTGATGATCAATGCACGTGTGGTTGGCATGCAGTCACGCATTGTCGTGGCAACGGCTCAAGGCTTCTTACCAGCCGATCGTATTGGTCGCGATCTGGATACATTGAACTCGATCCGAACACAGGATGGGGTGCTGATTCGTTCCGATCCAACGATGACCCAACCTTACACAGTGACATTGAGACCATAG
- a CDS encoding flagellar assembly protein FlgT produces MKKIATYLLSTLCVVASALPASAAWYEVTGTATVVSSDEVARIHALEDAIYRAVGFAGADIGSISNLTPFLESNRKEYQFTGHEVRTILIEQQKVRGGVMQVKAKIDIYPSASTCRVDQYKKTFLIGNFDIASPQQAVMGQVYNLGRDFSEVISRQLGQESLSFVSLGTTNYEIGRTFPQRTKMIAEDTGAHYIVAGAITDLTATVDEKVFKDDIINRQFALEIQVYDGKTGHEIYQQNYREVARWPFSRTSQVDTRSARFWASTYGDMMLRLSRNIMLDLESELSCKMTLPQVVAKFGNNLTIDLGRVHGVEKGEQLQLWHTSSFIDQHGLPRNKVSQSNITVTVSRVYEQEAEVTVDQPDLAGAIQIGDVMHKEL; encoded by the coding sequence ATGAAAAAGATCGCAACTTACTTATTATCAACCCTTTGCGTAGTTGCCAGCGCTCTTCCAGCCTCTGCGGCATGGTATGAAGTCACTGGAACGGCAACGGTTGTTTCCTCTGATGAGGTGGCAAGGATTCATGCGCTAGAGGATGCGATCTATCGTGCCGTTGGTTTTGCCGGAGCGGATATCGGCAGTATTAGCAACCTGACTCCTTTCCTTGAAAGCAACAGAAAGGAATATCAGTTTACCGGCCATGAAGTTAGAACCATCCTCATCGAGCAACAAAAGGTTCGCGGCGGAGTCATGCAGGTTAAAGCTAAGATCGATATCTACCCATCGGCAAGTACTTGCCGTGTAGATCAATACAAGAAGACCTTTTTAATTGGTAACTTCGATATTGCAAGCCCGCAGCAAGCTGTTATGGGGCAAGTTTATAATCTTGGTCGAGATTTCTCTGAGGTCATTAGCCGTCAGCTGGGACAAGAGTCCCTAAGCTTTGTTTCCCTAGGTACGACTAACTATGAGATTGGCCGCACATTCCCACAGCGAACCAAAATGATCGCCGAAGATACTGGCGCACATTACATTGTCGCTGGCGCAATTACCGACCTGACAGCGACAGTAGACGAAAAGGTGTTCAAAGATGACATCATCAATCGTCAATTTGCCTTGGAGATCCAAGTCTATGACGGTAAAACGGGACATGAAATTTACCAGCAAAACTACCGAGAAGTTGCTCGCTGGCCATTTTCTCGTACAAGTCAGGTTGATACCCGTAGTGCTCGGTTTTGGGCATCGACCTATGGTGACATGATGCTAAGGCTCAGTCGTAACATTATGCTCGACCTTGAATCTGAATTGTCGTGTAAAATGACGTTGCCACAAGTAGTCGCTAAATTCGGCAACAATTTGACCATCGACTTAGGTCGTGTTCACGGAGTCGAGAAAGGTGAACAGCTCCAGCTTTGGCATACAAGCTCATTCATCGACCAGCACGGACTGCCAAGAAATAAGGTATCTCAAAGCAACATTACCGTGACCGTGAGTCGAGTATACGAACAAGAGGCTGAAGTAACGGTAGATCAACCTGACCTTGCCGGTGCGATTCAAATTGGCGATGTGATGCATAAAGAGCTTTAA
- a CDS encoding OmpA family protein, whose protein sequence is MKKLAVAISAAVVLSAQPALADFYVGAKAGKSWLDRACTSSTVNCDDEANHFGVFAGYDFFDYLGLELGYDDLGKHTVPYLDDERVSAWTLAPKFTYHINDLWGVYAKLGGAYADIGSENDWSYLGAAGLELTPHPKVAVRLEYQTLTDLSFETLRAEGNSATLGVLYKFGASEPAVVAPPPEPMPEPEPEVKTMKHQTAKMGEETFALNSAELTEAAQADIDKLAAFLNKYPQSNVELIGHTDSSGAADYNQQLSEKRANAVADALVERGIASERITASGVGESDLEYDESTPEGRKKNRFVEIIVPEFEYQVEE, encoded by the coding sequence ATGAAAAAACTAGCAGTGGCAATTTCAGCAGCAGTGGTGCTGTCAGCACAACCAGCATTGGCCGATTTCTATGTCGGTGCTAAGGCGGGTAAATCTTGGTTAGATAGAGCGTGTACGAGCTCAACTGTCAATTGTGATGATGAAGCAAATCATTTTGGTGTTTTTGCTGGTTATGACTTCTTTGACTACTTAGGTCTAGAGCTAGGATATGATGATCTTGGAAAGCACACGGTACCGTATTTAGATGATGAACGAGTGTCTGCTTGGACGCTAGCACCGAAATTTACGTACCACATCAATGATCTTTGGGGGGTATATGCAAAACTCGGTGGTGCTTATGCTGACATTGGCAGTGAGAATGATTGGTCATATTTAGGAGCTGCGGGTTTAGAGCTTACTCCACACCCTAAAGTTGCGGTTAGGTTAGAGTATCAAACTCTGACAGACTTGAGCTTTGAAACACTTCGTGCAGAAGGTAACAGTGCAACGTTAGGTGTACTTTACAAGTTTGGTGCCTCTGAGCCGGCCGTTGTCGCTCCGCCACCAGAGCCAATGCCTGAGCCAGAACCAGAAGTGAAAACCATGAAGCACCAAACGGCTAAAATGGGTGAAGAGACCTTTGCACTTAACAGTGCAGAGCTAACAGAAGCAGCGCAAGCGGATATTGATAAGTTGGCAGCGTTCCTCAATAAATACCCTCAATCTAATGTAGAGCTCATTGGTCACACGGACAGCTCTGGCGCTGCAGACTATAACCAGCAACTCTCCGAAAAACGCGCGAATGCGGTCGCAGATGCGTTAGTTGAGCGTGGTATTGCTTCAGAACGTATCACTGCGAGCGGCGTTGGTGAAAGTGACCTAGAGTATGATGAAAGCACGCCAGAAGGTCGTAAGAAAAACCGATTTGTTGAAATCATTGTTCCGGAGTTTGAGTATCAGGTCGAAGAGTAA